Within the Thermococcus peptonophilus genome, the region AGTGACAGCGCCCTTCCATTAAGCAGAGAAGAATTCCAGAGGCAACTAGAGAATATGGATCTCTCAACGGATGAAGTAAGGGCTCTCCTCTACCTCTACGACAGGGGAGGTAAAGCACCTCAAGCTGAGATCAAAAAAGTCCTAAGGATTCCGACGACTACAGCTTGGAGAATGTTCAAGCGCCTTGAGGAAATGGGATTAGTTAGAATATACAAGAAGAGGCGCGAGAACTGGGTTGAACTCGTGTTTTGATCTACCTCTGCAGGGTTTAGGACATTTCTTTTCTTTCATTTCTTTCTGTTCCTGTTTGAACCTCATAAAAACATATGTGTTGTTTTGATCTCTTCAGCGCAGGCCGGCCAATCTTAATATACTTCTTACTCCAATACATACCATGCCGAAAGTCACTATCGAACCTGCAGAGGGAACCGATGAAGAGGCCGAGCACTTTGTGGAACTCATGCGCATCTCAGCTCCGGAGTACTTCCCAAGCCTTCTGGGAGAAAAGTTCAAAGAGTTCTTTGAGATTGCATTTATGAAAAAAAGGCAACCTCTTCAGCCACGAGCACGTGGTCTTTGCAAGATATGAGGGGAAGATAGTTGGTATGCTCCTCAGCTACTCCTGGAGATCTAAACACAAAGAAGAGGGTAAAACGGGCTGGCTCATGCTGAAAGTTCTCGGCTTCGACTTTCTCAAGCGGCTCCCGGCTTTCATAAGCGCCAGGTCTGGGGGCGGAAAGCTTGAGGAGGACGACTATTACATCAGCAACGTTGCTGTTTATCCCGAGTTCCGGGGAAAGAAGATAGGAAAAGCCCTAATGCTCAAGGCCGAGAAGCTGGCGGGAGAGAGCGGAGCGAAGAGAATCGCTCTGGACGTTGAGAGGGACAACGAGATAGCGATAGCGGTTTACAAAAAGCTCGGCTACACCATCGAGAGGGAGCACGAGATGGAGCTTGCAGGGGAAAGGTACGGGTTCTACAGGATGGTGAAACCCCTAAAGGGCCCATAAAAGAGAAGATTGCTCTCACATCGCACAGCACGGCATCTTAGATACGTCCCCCTTGAAGGAAAGCGCGGCAAGCTTTATCGCCTCGCTCATCGTCGGAAAGACGTGAAGGGTCTCTATCACGTCGTCAAGGGTCATGCTGTTCCTCACTATCATCCCCGCCTCATGGATCATTTCAGCAGCGTTGTAAGCCAGGATGTGAACCCCGAGGATCTTCTCTGTTTCGTCGTCCACGACCATCTTGATCAGCCCCCGCTCCTCCCCGAGAATCCTCGCCTTCGGGACGTTCGAAAACTCAACGGTGTTGTAGAGGCACCTTCTTGACTTTGAGGCTTCCCTGTCGGTCAGTCCAACGCTCGCCAGCTGGGGGTCGGTGAAGACCACCCTTGGAACAACCCTGTACTCCATTTTAGTATTCTTTCCCTCCAGTGCGTTTGTTGCCGCGATAAAGCCCTCCTTGGCCGCCACTGTCTCTAACATAGGCTCACCTATCACATCTCCAGCCGCGTAAATGTTTTTGCCCGCCTTCAACGTTTCATCCACAACAACAAAGCCCTTTTCGTCAGTTTTCACGTCGGTGTTCTCAAGGTTTAACCCGCGGGTGTTTGGACTCCTCCCAGCGGCAAAGAACACGTACTGTGCCTCATACACCCTTTCCTCGCCCTCCACCTCGGCGTGGACTCTAACTCCGCTCTCGGTCCGTTCAAGGCGTCTTATTTCCACGGATGTGTTTATGTTAACTCCCTCTTCTCCCAGAGCCTCCTCAAGCTCTATTGTCAGCTCGGGCTCGGCGGTCGGCATTATCCTTATGCTTCTCTGTAGGAGAGTTACCTTGCTCCCGACCCTTGCGAAGATCTGAGCAAACTCCAACGCTTGGGTCCTCCCCCGATTATCACAACCGAGTCGGGCACCCTTTTTAGCTCAAGGGCCTCAATGTGCGTCAGAATTCTGTCCTCCACCTCCTCAACGCTGTCTATTGCTAGGATCCGTGGCTTTGCCCCCGTCGCTATGAGGGCCTTTTTGAACCTGATCTTCTCGCCGTTTACCGCGATTTCACAGTTTGAGATGAACCTCGCGGAGCCGTTGATGTAGTCCACGTTCTCCAGGCTCTCCAGAACTCTCTCGTACTTCTCCTTCCTGAGCTTTGTTACGAGCTCATCTTTCCCGCCCAGCAGTTTTTCAAAGTCAAACTCCCCAAGGGTGAAGCTCAGACCGGAGTAGTGGTTTACCAGCGTCCTTCTCTTGAGCTCCAGGGCCGTTAGTAGGTATTTGGTTGGGACACAGCCGACGTTTACACATGTCCCGCCTATCGGCCCCCTGTTGACCATAAGCGTCCTTACTCCCAGTTCATCGGCCTTCAGGGCCGCGGCAAATCCTGCGGCACCGCCGCCGATGACGAGAAAATCGTAGTTTTCCATGCTAAACACATCCAGAAACAGAAAAATAAGGGCTGGCATCAGTGGTGGCACCCGCCCATGCGCTGCATCCTGCGGTGTGAGTGACCGTGATGGGGAGAGTCCTCCACGTCCCAGACGTACTTCTTAGGGTTCGCCTCGAACTCAGCCTTACACCCGGGGGAGCAGAAGTAGTACATCCTGCCCCGGTATTCTACCTTAAAACTGGTGTCCTCGCCGACTTCCATCCCGCAGACGGGATCAATGGGCATTCAGACCACCTCCACCTCGTAGCCGTGCCTCTGGATGGCCTTAATTACCTCCTCCAGCCTCGTCTTTCCGAGGTCGAAGTCAACCACGGCCGTTTTGGTTTCGAGATCAGCCCTTCCATCGGCCCCAACGCTCTTTATGGCCTTCTCTATCCTCATGACGCAGTGCTTACAGCTCATGTTCGGTATCTTCAAAACAACCCTGTTCATCCACATCACCAATGGGGGATAGGAAGCAAAGCTTATTGGGCTTATTATTTCCAGAACGAGAAATTGAAAGGGGCTGATTTTTGAGAAATGCAAGTCACAGAGAGTCTATTATCTCCTTCACCTGCTCTTCCATAGGTTTCATCAGCTCCACGACCCCCTCTCCCGCTATCCTCCAGGCGACGCTGGGCAGTGTAACCCCCAGGTAGTTTCCATCCTCCTTGCGGTAGCCGAAGCCGGTGCAGGGGAGTAGGGCGCCTATGTTAGGGTCTATCTTAACGAGCTCCTCCACAAGCTCTCGGTGGCAAATAAAGAGCAGGTGGTAGTCGGCTATGATTCCGTTCTCGGTCTCGGTTATCGCAACAGGTATCCTCTCACCTATCAGAAGGAAGCCAGCCTCCTCTAGCCTCTTCTTGAAGCGCTCCCAGATGAAATCGAGATCCTCCTCAAAGCGCCTGACATAGTAAAACTCCATGGTCTTCACCATGGGTGAGTCTGTTTTCACCTTTTTATACATTGCTGGGCAGAAGTGTGTACTGCCTCCCCCCTCAGGAAGAGACCCTTCAGCTTCTCCCCCTCCCACCTCCAACGAGGTAAGTCCCGCTGGAAAGGAACATCAGGACGAACCCTTCCTTGATGGTTTCATCCACCATCTCCTGAACCCTTTTCGCCTCAAAGGCCCCTCAACTACGGAGATAATCCTGCCACCGTAGGAAACCGCCGACGTGTGGGTATCTTCTCTATTCTGAGTATCCCATGAAGCTCTGAAAAGAGGCCCGAATTCCTTTCGTTGCCCTCCAGCTCACGGTACACTAGGGTATCTCTACCACAGGAGTCCAGTATCCCACCCTTCTCCTGCGGGGGACCACCGGGATTCATACGCGTAGAACCTGAGATGAGATTGATCGAACTCATCCCCTTAAGCACAGGAATGGGAAAAGAAAACAATGACAATAGATAGATCAGGAAGCGCTCCTGGCGTTGGCCTTCTTTGGCCTCACAGAGGGTTCCTTTCCATAGGCCCTCAGCACGAGGTAGAGGCCGAGGAGCAGGTAGCCGAACTGAACCAGCACCCTGCCCCACTCCATACTGGTAGAGTAGCCGAAGAGAACTGCAAAGACAGAGCCTATTGCCCCATTGTGGTGCCATACACTGTCACTTGGAATCCCCAGGTCGTAGGCGGTCGCCCCAAGTGCCCCAAGACTGAGTCCCTCTTCCTCGCCCCACTCTATGAGCTCGTGGGTTCCGTAGCCGGCTAGTCCAGCGGCAACAAAGACGAGGAGTATCGAACTGTAGTAGAAGAACCTCCTCAGGTTTATCCTCATTCCAACGCCGTAGATGAGGTACGCCAGGATCGACGCTCCCACGAGACCAGCCACCAATCCCACTAGGGTTCCACTTAAGTCCTGGGTCATGAAGGGCGTGAGGAAGAGCACCGTTTCAAGGCCCTCCCTGAAGACCACTATGAATGTGAAGCTGATGAGGGCAAGCGGGGCTATGGCCGTGCTCACCTTGCTCTCTATCTCAGCCTTTATATCCCTTCCCTTTGTTGCCATCCAGTATATCATGCTGGTGAGAACTATTACCGCAAGATAGGAGGCCACACCTTCGAAGAGCTCGGTCTCCTCAAGCCCACCGTAGAACTTCAGCACTCCAACTCCAAGGAGCAGGCTAACTCCAACAGACAGCGCGGCACCTATCCACACGTCTTTTACCTGCTTCTCCCTCCCGGTTCTGCGCAGATAAGCGATTATTATGGCCACTATTATGGCGGCCTCAAATACCTCCCTGAACGTTATGAGGAAAGCGCCAACACTCATGAGTCCACCTCCCATTCTTTAGGTCAGTCTAAAATTAATTGGCCAACTTATGAGTTTTACCTTTGCTAAATTGAAGGCCCAGAACCCCAAGTATACGATTCAGAGGAGAAAAACCTGATATTCCACATGTCAAACCCTAAGGTTCGATGTCAAAAGCATCAAGTATCGTGTATCGCACAAAAATCCCGAAGTTATTCCCACCCAACTAAAGAGCACCGGGTGCCATCAAAAATACGTTTGAGTAGTTGAACAAAAGTGAAAAATTAGGGGTGCCAAACTTTCAAAAAGAAAGTGAACAATGCACTGATAGTGGTCAGATTTTCCCCACGAGGTCAAGGCTGACCTCCAAAGCCTCCTTACCCGGCTCCCAGCTTGCGGGGCAGACCATTCCGGGGTGTTCGCGAACGTACTTGGAAGCCCTGAGCCTCCTGAGGATCTCCTTTGCGCTCCTGCCTATGCTCAGATCATGCATCTCCATGTGGACCACCTTCCCGTCCGGGTCTATTATGAACGTCGCTCTCCAGGAAACGCCCTCGTCCTCGATGTACGTTCCAAAGAGCCTGCTGACTTTGCCAGCGGGATCTGCCAGCATCGGATACTTTATCTTCTTTATCCCCGGTGAAGCGTCGTGCCAAGCCTTGTGAACGTAAGCTGTGTCAGTTGAGACGCTTATTATCTCGGCGCCCTCCTTCTTGAATTCCTCGTAGTAGTCGGCCAGCTCCTCAAGCTCCGTCGGGCAGACAAAGGTGAAGTCCGCAGGATAGAACGCCAAAACAACCCACTTGCCCCTGTAGTCTGAAAACTTCAGCTTTCCAATGTCGTCCTTCTCCGGGAAGTAGGCATCCGCCTCGAAGTCCGGTACGGTTTCTCCAACCTTGACCATTTAATTCACCTCACCGATGGTTAGGGCACTCTAACTTAAAAAGGTTTGTCTAACAAAATGGGAAATTTCGAATTTCAAAACCTTTCATTTTGAAGAGCAAATTTAAAATACTACCGAGCGAACCCAACTCGGTGGTTCTATGAAGGTCAAGATAGTTCTCGGAACGGCAAGGGAAGGTAGAAAGAGCGAGAAGGTCGCCGAGTACATAACCAGAAAAGCCTCTGAACTCGGCTGGGAGGCCGAGCTTATAGATGTCAAGGACTACCTCCTCTGTTACACCCACCGCTGGAAGGTAACCCCCGAGATGGAGCGCTATCGGAAGGGGATACTTGAGGCCGATGCTCTTGTTATAGTCGCCCCGGAGTACAACGGGGGCTACCCCGGCGAGCTTAAGATACTCCTCGACACGATATTTGACGAATACAAGGCCCTCCCAGTGGGAATAGTGACGGTCTCGGTGGTAACCGGCGGAGTTAGGCTCCTCCAAGAGCTTAGATTGGCAACGGTGAACTACCGCATGCTCCCAGTTGGTCAGGTGCTGTTCTACAACGTGGATGATATATTCGAGGGTGATGAGCTGAAGGACGAGAAGTACAAGGAAAGAGTTGAGAGACTGCTCAAAACGCTTGAGAAGTATGCAAAGGCCTTAAAGCCGATAAGGGACGAGGTTAGAGAAAAGCTAAGAAGGGAGGAAGAGCATCTTCAGGCATGATGCTCCTTTATTCCTCCTTTCTAAACGTCACAATCTTGCCTATCAGCGTGTAGTACCACTTTTCAAGGTTGTGCTCGAGGAAGGGCGTCCTGATGAACTGGATGTAACGCCTGATCTCCTTACCTTCAACTTCGAGGCCGACCTTGACAACATTGAAGACGAAGCTCCCGAGAATGTTGACCACCGAAGGGCTGAATATGCCCGTGTTGAACGTCACAATCGTCCTGAAACCTTCACGTCTGTTAAGAACTGTCATTAACCTCGGAAAGAGCTGGATAAGGTTCTTCTCTCCATCTCTAACGCCATAAAGATCAAGACCAAGAACGAGGACGAGGGTTCTTTGGGGAAGAGCTTCAGTTATTCTGAGAGCCCTACCCGCTATTATGTCTGGCTGGGATGTTTTTAAGTCTTCCAGTGGATTGAAGTCCTCTTCAAGGAATGAGTTTATCGAAAGGAGCTTGGCACTCTCAAACACCCTCCTAACGTACTCCTCCTCGAAGATGTTTTCCACGTACTTTCTGAACGCCGCATAGCCGTCGTAGAAGGATATGATCAGAAAGTCATTGTAATTTGGACGGAGCTTGTAGAGGAGTTTCATCAGTATTACCTCTACATCACTCCCCAGCTCGAACTCGATTAGAGTTGGGCTTATTCTTTCCACGGCTTGGGCCAAAATGCCCAGTGGTTCGCTCATCCTTCGTCACCTGTAAACTCTCTTGATATACTCAATGAGCTCCTCAAGGCTGTTGACGTCCTCCTTGAGGCCGGCTTTCTCCCTGAAGTAACTTATAATGAGAATCTCAAGGAGCCTCGCGCTGTACTCGCCGAAGAGCTTTGAAACCGCTTCCTTGAAGCGTTTTGGGTCGTTGTACGCCAGCTCAAATCCCTGTCCTGTCGTTGTCTTGAGCTGCAACTCCAGGAGAGACTTGAGAGTCGGGTTTGCCTTCTCGACCGAGTGGACAACGGCCTTAACTATAACGTTCTGTCCTTACATTCATATATAACCACCCCCTGTGAGGTTATCTCGTACCTGTGGATTTTCTTGGAGTGGTTT harbors:
- a CDS encoding GNAT family N-acetyltransferase — translated: MLLSYSWRSKHKEEGKTGWLMLKVLGFDFLKRLPAFISARSGGGKLEEDDYYISNVAVYPEFRGKKIGKALMLKAEKLAGESGAKRIALDVERDNEIAIAVYKKLGYTIEREHEMELAGERYGFYRMVKPLKGP
- a CDS encoding FAD-dependent oxidoreductase; amino-acid sequence: MEFAQIFARVGSKVTLLQRSIRIMPTAEPELTIELEEALGEEGVNINTSVEIRRLERTESGVRVHAEVEGEERVYEAQYVFFAAGRSPNTRGLNLENTDVKTDEKGFVVVDETLKAGKNIYAAGDVIGEPMLETVAAKEGFIAATNALEGKNTKMEYRVVPRVVFTDPQLASVGLTDREASKSRRCLYNTVEFSNVPKARILGEERGLIKMVVDDETEKILGVHILAYNAAEMIHEAGMIVRNSMTLDDVIETLHVFPTMSEAIKLAALSFKGDVSKMPCCAM
- a CDS encoding FAD-dependent oxidoreductase, with protein sequence MENYDFLVIGGGAAGFAAALKADELGVRTLMVNRGPIGGTCVNVGCVPTKYLLTALELKRRTLVNHYSGLSFTLGEFDFEKLLGGKDELVTKLRKEKYERVLESLENVDYINGSARFISNCEIAVNGEKIRFKKALIATGAKPRILAIDSVEEVEDRILTHIEALELKRVPDSVVIIGGGPKRWSLLRSSQGSGAR
- a CDS encoding YHS domain-containing protein; this translates as MPIDPVCGMEVGEDTSFKVEYRGRMYYFCSPGCKAEFEANPKKYVWDVEDSPHHGHSHRRMQRMGGCHH
- a CDS encoding heavy-metal-associated domain-containing protein, encoding MWMNRVVLKIPNMSCKHCVMRIEKAIKSVGADGRADLETKTAVVDFDLGKTRLEEVIKAIQRHGYEVEVV
- a CDS encoding DUF302 domain-containing protein; translated protein: MEFYYVRRFEEDLDFIWERFKKRLEEAGFLLIGERIPVAITETENGIIADYHLLFICHRELVEELVKIDPNIGALLPCTGFGYRKEDGNYLGVTLPSVAWRIAGEGVVELMKPMEEQVKEIIDSL
- a CDS encoding FTR1 family iron permease, with product MSVGAFLITFREVFEAAIIVAIIIAYLRRTGREKQVKDVWIGAALSVGVSLLLGVGVLKFYGGLEETELFEGVASYLAVIVLTSMIYWMATKGRDIKAEIESKVSTAIAPLALISFTFIVVFREGLETVLFLTPFMTQDLSGTLVGLVAGLVGASILAYLIYGVGMRINLRRFFYYSSILLVFVAAGLAGYGTHELIEWGEEEGLSLGALGATAYDLGIPSDSVWHHNGAIGSVFAVLFGYSTSMEWGRVLVQFGYLLLGLYLVLRAYGKEPSVRPKKANARSAS
- a CDS encoding peroxiredoxin, translated to MVKVGETVPDFEADAYFPEKDDIGKLKFSDYRGKWVVLAFYPADFTFVCPTELEELADYYEEFKKEGAEIISVSTDTAYVHKAWHDASPGIKKIKYPMLADPAGKVSRLFGTYIEDEGVSWRATFIIDPDGKVVHMEMHDLSIGRSAKEILRRLRASKYVREHPGMVCPASWEPGKEALEVSLDLVGKI
- a CDS encoding NADPH-dependent FMN reductase, coding for MKVKIVLGTAREGRKSEKVAEYITRKASELGWEAELIDVKDYLLCYTHRWKVTPEMERYRKGILEADALVIVAPEYNGGYPGELKILLDTIFDEYKALPVGIVTVSVVTGGVRLLQELRLATVNYRMLPVGQVLFYNVDDIFEGDELKDEKYKERVERLLKTLEKYAKALKPIRDEVREKLRREEEHLQA
- a CDS encoding NitrOD5 domain-containing protein: MVKAVVHSVEKANPTLKSLLELQLKTTTGQGFELAYNDPKRFKEAVSKLFGEYSARLLEILIISYFREKAGLKEDVNSLEELIEYIKRVYR